The stretch of DNA CTGCACAAGCTAAAggcatttgttttgttttgttgtgctGTGCTTTGCTTTGCCTCGATGAGTTATCCGAACGTACTTTAGGTTCGTCCCCCCTTCACTTGCATGCCCACAGCTGCATGGCGTGGAACCACGCACGCCCATAATTACTGTATGTGCTTGCCCCTGAGGCCAAATCGGTCCTTAGCTCCGGGGCTGATTTTtgttctttatatataaaataaagaaaaacgacatatttgctaataaagtataatttttgaataaaaaatatatatatatatattattcttaACGATAATCTAAAAGtctaggctaaaaaataaattctagtgaaaaaaacattcaaaatcaattctaaatttgttatgaaaatttaaattttggcttataagcataaaaaaacaagaagatagCGTGTCTATTTTATACTGTTATAGAACATTTTGATTCTTTTCTAAATCAATAGcaacatagttttttttaaatccaacagtgaatatattttaatagtttaatatgattaATGTTTCTTGTTGAAGATATTgctatatatgttcttaaacttagttaaagttaaatattataattttgtagaaaaGTCAGAAATGTCTCTCAAATATGACAATGGAGGGGAGGGAGTAGCTAGTTAGCTTACGTTAGCATTTGTCATTGGTGTAAATTTGTTTTGGACATACATGCCATGGTTAACTACTATCTTGGTCTTGCGTCTCTGTATGCTTTCTCCTCAGCAAATCCGGCCTCGCGACTCTTAATCGTGTTAACGACATAAATAGTACCGTGCGCATGCATCGTGAAGTATACAAAGTTTTAGAAATTTCATGGTTCTTAAAAAGTATCCACAATATTGTACTTTTAGTACGAAATCTTTTAGTACATCTGAATACTTAGGATTTgaagtactaaattttatattaaaaaatattatatataattccaCGAACGATACGTGAAAAACCTGTTTAAGTGCATGGCTATTGCTATATACATCCTCCTACACAGCTCGGTCAACTGAACTTGAGACTAATCATCACTTCCGCGCTGTAGTTTTCAGTTGTTTTTATCAGATACATGTGGTTAAGTGTCAAAAAAGGTGGGTGGAAGAGAGCTAGTCGTCTTTGACAGTGGCACTCACATCACGCCACCTACCTGTGAATTCTCCATCATACCCCTACCTAATACTAATCCATCCTTGATCCCTAATTAGCCTCAGCAAGAAGACGAGGCATCCATGGCGTCTATAAAAGCAAGCCCTCCCCCCTCCATCtcaaaaatttcaaacctTCCTTCTTCCCTTGTGCACTGCACTcgcactagctagctactgtTTGCTCTCCTCGATCTCCTGCTTACGTAGCTAGTCATCTTCTTCCTTGAGTTCTGACCAAACTCGATCATATAGATATCTATGGCGATGCCAGCCCTTCCTCCAGGGTTCCGCTTCCACCCCACCGACGAGGAGCTGATCGTGCACTACCTCATGAACCAGGCCGCCTCCATGGCCTGCCCCGTCCCCATCATCGCCGAGGTCAACATCTACAAGTGCAACCCATGGGACCTTCCTGGTAATCAACTAATTATTCACCATAAATACTAGTAACTCAAAACTTTGATCTGATCGATCTCCtcttgtaattaattaattaattaacctacaaacatacatatatatactccaatTTGGGTTCTTGAAAATGGATGTGCATATGCAGCCAAGGCGCTGTTCGGCGAGAAGGAGTGGTACTTCTTCAGCCCCAGGGACCGCAAGTACCCCAACGGCGCTCGCCCCaaccgcgccgccggctccggctACTGGAAGGCCACCGGCACCGACAAGGCCATTTTGGCAACTCCCACCAGCCACAGCATCGCCGTCAAGAAGGCCCTCGTCTTCTACAAGGGCAAGCCCCCCAAGGGCCTCAAGACCGACTGGATCATGCACGAGTATCGCCTCACACCCGCATCACCTGCTAACTGCAACACCCCAAAGCAGCGTAGAGGATCCTCCTCCATGACCATGAGGGTGAGAAAGAGATACAAATATTACTTTTACTTATAACTTGTCCTCTCTTCGTCGTCTTCTTTGAAAGCTACCTGCTTGGCATGATTAGCGAAGCAACGTGCATCTTGCTCTTAGTTAACTCACAGTACAAAGTCAAATGTGTTGATGTTGATCGAGCATTTGAGCATCTTTTGttcctgatttttttaaagaaaaagaatcaaGTGTGCACGCTTCTAATTCTTTACTGCATTTGTGATCGTTCATCAGCTGGACGACTGGGTGCTGTGCAGAATCCACAAGAAGAGCAACGACTTCAGTTCCTCTGACCAGCAGGAGGAGCAGGATCAGCCAGAGGGCTCAACTGTCGAACAGCAAGAAGACAACAATTCTTGCTCTGAACTAGCTCCTACTGCTGAGCACAGCGAGCAGCCACCGTTTCAGCCCATGGCGGCGTCGAGCATGAGCAAGTCATGCTCTCTCACCGATCTCCTCAACACCATCGACTGCGCCGCGCTCTCGCAGCTGCTCCTCGACGGCTCATCtgacatggtatcagagccgccTGCTCCTCCGAGCCCCCTAATATATACTAATCCATGCCAAACACAAACAGTACTAAACTATAACatgaacaacaacaacaacattcCACACGTCCTCGAGGCACGTCTGGATCATCACGATGGTTACGTTAACAACTACCATGGcctgaggaggaagaggatgatGGCGTGTAGTGGTGGTTCTACTTCCTTTGATGATGGCAGTGAGTTTGTGCAGCAAGTTGCGAAGAAACCACTGCTGCCAAGTGGTTCAAGGGGCAGTGGTTTTGGAGGAGGCTACTGCAACCAGCAGCTTGCAGAGACTACGACCACCTTTCAGTTTCAGAACGGCAATCTGCTGAGCCATCCATTCCCTCTGaaccagcagcagctgcttctcaacAATCACCTGCAGATGCAGTAGTAGGTGACCTATTTACAAATCGACCTGAAGAGAAGTGCATTACAACGAATTAAGCTAGTACGATTCAGAGAGATATTAAGCTGAGGGAAGATACTGATTGCTCCATTTGGATTTTCTTTTGTGGAGATGGTATGACAGATAGACAAACAGAGTTCTTGCTGTAACCGATGCAAGGAAAGATTCAGAATTCTTCCTATGCAAATTATGAGTAATTCGTTTTCACTTTCATGTACAAGAATGTAAATTATAAATGGTAATATTATCGTGCAAGCTGCTACTAGTACTCGAGGCAATTTATGATAATCATTAACTATCCACTTCTCCTAATTAAATCTGGTATCGAGCGCATGAAAGAAACATGCTGCTTTGTCGTTCTTCCATTGGACcttatagattaatttgttctTGGTCCTATATGTGCTGATCTATAATTGGTCTTGTACGACGCAAGTACCCCTAGTTGGTGGGCTAGCAAGCAAGCATTTGCATCTTGAATCCTTATCCATTTTGAAAGGGATTAGATTACTGTACTGTACTGTAGGGTTTGGAATATTCCTAGCCACCTGCTAACCATTCCTTTCTTTAGATCGAGATGGGTCATATCATCAGAGCCAAACGAGTGCCATGCAACTAGATTGCATAACACCACTTGTGCATATAGAATGCTCAAATTATTTTCAGACCACAACACTAAATTCTTGCTCAATTTGTCAAATACATCAGGACATGCAAATCAACCACCAGCTGCCGCTTGATCAATCTATGACTTCAACCAAATGACAAATTAATGGTCGCCTTGTTCAGAATTCAGTACTGAAGAAGAACTGTACGTGCTTCAGATTTCTAGACCAAACATCCGAAAACGCAATGGCTACTCATGCAATTAACGCGCGTCATTCAGCTTAGCTAGCGGCCTAATTAAACAATCGTAACAGCATTGTTTATGTCGCTCAAGGACAACGAAAAGACGGCTGCAATGCACGTTGCTCAACGGAGTAGTTGATTAGGCGTGCAGATATGACATCTTCCCACTAGATAAACCCAAATTAAACTAAGCTGATTCTCTCCACTTGGTTAAGAACGTCTCCCTATTGGAGACAGCGATTTGTATATTCTTGTATTATGCCTCTTTCAAACCATCGTGTGTCCAGTCTACCTCTACGGCTCTAGCAACCTCTAATCTCCCATGGATtggattaataattaattaactgaagCAATCACCAAGAAACAGCTAGCTAAAGCATGATGATTAAGTCACATAATACGCATGCATGTTAGAGAGACTTGATATAATTGGAGGTTGAGCACTTGTTTAGTTCCGGATTATTAATATAGGATAGGATAAGAATTCAGGCAGCAGTGCATGCCTAAAAGGTGCTGACGATCAGATCAGAGTAGATAAGAAAGAAGGGTATGTGCGTCCAAAACCAGGTTAGCAAAGTCATGATGCCCCAAAGCATATGATACATTATCTGTAAGCATGCATGCTTACGAAAagctaattaaaaaatgtatgGGCGTTACTAGGATCTTCGTGTGGCATGGCACCACGTCACAAGTTTATCCATGACATTGATGTACGGTTGATTCCGTTTCTAGAAGTAACGGTAActagatgtttgactttttttacaatgtttgatcatctgtcttattcaaaaagttatgaaaatatcatttattttacttgtgacttacttattttttataattatactaaatttttaaataagacgaatggtctatctgaaaaagtcaaatatcttacattattatGGAGGTAGTAACTATTGATAATTGGCAACTTGGTCTGTAATTACGATTGTGAAGGCCTGAAGGGTGAACTCTGATCCTTAATGCAGCTTACAAGTTACAGCAACCTGGAGTACGGGCCGGGGTGTTAAGTCTGAAATAGCAAACTGGCCAGAATTTATATGGGCCGAGAAGCCCAAGGTTTGAGAGACTTGAGCTTGGGTCAGAAATTACCCGGCCACATTTCAGAACGATCCCTTCTTTTTAAATGTCGCTGTATATATACAGGGTTATTCTTGAGCTGTTTTGTGATCTGTACAGTCATGTAAAAGTTATTGTTTTTAGCTTTttaaatactacctctgttcctaaatatttaacaccgttgacttttttatatacatttgactattcgtcttattcaatttcttttgtcaaaactatatatatacataaaagtatatttaacaataaataaaatgatataaaaataattaataattatgtaattttttttgaataagacgagagtcaaacgtgtataaaaaaataaatggcgttaaatatttagggatggagggagtaacagGTAGGCAACCAGATGCATGTGCATATCTGATCATAAACTGAAAAAGATTAATACATGGGCCGGGTTCTTCATTAACTAGTGTAGTACAGCTAGGCATGGAATACTTTTCTTGCACCTATATGGAGTATATCCAATGGTCATGCTTCTTGCAGCTGATGACGTGTTAGATCTCTTGATGAGCCAGCTGTACACTTCACAGAAAATGACACGGAATACTATGTCAATTATTCCACGTatacttcagtgaaaaaaataattccatATATCTCCGTATGTCGATTTTGCAAGTACCCAGATGCAAATGTAGTGTCAGACTATCTAATTACTCCGTTCTCAGCTGATCAAGCATCTCTGTTCAGTACTTCTAGATCGTGAAATAACCAATGGATTGAATGGGTCACTGTACATTATTTCAACGGATAACTGAAACTCATTCATGCTAGCTTTTTGGCGTAAAAATTTCTGCATGCTGAATATTGACCAAATTATCTCCTAAAAATGTTCTTGGAATTCTCAGTACTGTCGTTTTAAAATTTCCGTACTAAAATACTAGCTGCAATTATACTCCCCTTTTGTAATTGATAAGCTATAATTTGATCTTTGTCTAATCTGTGGCTCATTTTGCCTCAAGAAAAATATCTGTGGGCTCATCGATACGTGTTCATATATACGCTGGTCTTGACTGAATCTTGATCAGAGTTGGGTTTTGGCATGGAAAAAATAAGgcgcatatatatgcacaaatacttcttttttttaggaGGGGGGATCGATTAGGTTAATTATCTGAAAGCATTATATAGAAACCTTTCTAGATAGCAGGTTTCACAAAAGTTGTCTGTATATGCAtaccatattatttttacCATCATTTTTTACATGTGTGGACGAAGTCATGAAGTGCAGTGCAGGTACGTATCGACTGAAATTGCTGGTGCCCGGTTAacaagaaattttttaatttttgaataaacctattggtagtattttattttgtcaaaGAATACTAtggctatattattttttaactaaagattaaagattatttgatttttgcgctagctatttaatggtataaatgatgaaattagttagtagaaagttaaaattctacttttttgaaaaaagaactGTCAGTAGTTCAAAAAGTATGCACGCATAAGCCAAGAAAAAtcggagaaaaaatatagcataTGTACTCCATCCACTCCAAAATATAGTACTACTTCAATTGTATAATAAGTGcatttctagaatttaaatttatcatacAAAAAGTGTATTTATAAAGTACTAGTTGTCCCATCAATCATATTATATTCAAATCTTTATTAATTTTACTCATATATATCGTTAACATCCCCTTATTTAATGAGGGGTATTTAAGTCATTTACAGTGTTTAGAACTTTTTTCACCTAAAAACATGGAAACTTCTCCGTCTACTCTTTCTAGATCTCAACTGTACTAATCAAAACCATCATCATTCAATGTTTTCACCAATCTTCTCGTATTAACCAATCATAatcatcttttatttaattCCAACTATTTACTTAA from Oryza brachyantha chromosome 12, ObraRS2, whole genome shotgun sequence encodes:
- the LOC102711845 gene encoding NAC transcription factor 29-like, with product MAMPALPPGFRFHPTDEELIVHYLMNQAASMACPVPIIAEVNIYKCNPWDLPAKALFGEKEWYFFSPRDRKYPNGARPNRAAGSGYWKATGTDKAILATPTSHSIAVKKALVFYKGKPPKGLKTDWIMHEYRLTPASPANCNTPKQRRGSSSMTMRLDDWVLCRIHKKSNDFSSSDQQEEQDQPEGSTVEQQEDNNSCSELAPTAEHSEQPPFQPMAASSMSKSCSLTDLLNTIDCAALSQLLLDGSSDMVSEPPAPPSPLIYTNPCQTQTVLNYNMNNNNNIPHVLEARLDHHDGYVNNYHGLRRKRMMACSGGSTSFDDGSEFVQQVAKKPLLPSGSRGSGFGGGYCNQQLAETTTTFQFQNGNLLSHPFPLNQQQLLLNNHLQMQ